A genome region from Camelina sativa cultivar DH55 chromosome 10, Cs, whole genome shotgun sequence includes the following:
- the LOC104716331 gene encoding uncharacterized protein LOC104716331: protein MINGLKRTFWSSIHKKKDDDDSLDRQKTSTSRFGFFSNPSTPRSDTRPDTSSLRCQSWSAIAGVTTPSSPSLPASPKLQCRTSGDVTPTRNRSPLSLLSVSSSYSSTPSSPKSPASFSLLKSKLCFTKSSSISSKCGICLQTAKAGRGTAIFTAECSHTFHFPCVASRTGDRNLLSDCPVCGASWRDTSLLPPLFLSSPLNELDTNTQKSPKSGSESDSRIRESKPTNKSLRVYNDDEPLVSSPISRTGGFNTIPESDENEDDDEEDNGEFKGFYVNTPSPLTPKTDSVNGHVDVKLSSEAAIVAAGRGYETYSVLMKIKSPTLPTVARRSPVDLVTVLDVSGGRIETVKRAMRLVISSLRETDRLSMVSFSSSSKRLSPLRRMTANGRRLARRIVDEISGDGDGMSVNDAVKKAAKVIEDRRQKNLFTTIFVLTDRKAHHQAQLAQQDFVTCTRFSHLEIPTHTVWLGACNHDDVFAKRIKSLLSLSVQDLTLNLGLVSGSGQGEVTSVYSLTGRPVWLGSGLIRLGDMYCDEEREVLVELKSPPSNRSQRIMTVRSRHVDPTTQEIRNCEDRALTIPRPIAVRSSSNSNIPRLRNLHVSTRAIAESRRLIEVNDHSGAERMLTSARTLLVQYGLSSSEASVRGLEAELAELNRLRGRHVAVKSPEPVVQKSEPLTPTSAWRAAERLAKVAIMRKHMNRVSDLHGFENARF, encoded by the exons atgatcaacgGTTTGAAAAGAACGTTTTGGAGTTCCatacataaaaagaaagatgatgatgattcactTGATCGGCAAAAAACATCAACTTCAAGATTCGGGTTTTTCTCTAACCCGTCTACCCCAAGGTCCGATACCCGACCCGATACTTCTAGCCTTCGTTGTCAGAGTTGGTCTGCTATAGCCGGTGTCACTActccttcttcaccatctcTTCCCGCTAGTCCCAAGCTTCAATGCAGAACTTCCGGTGACGTTACTCCGACTAGAAACAGAagccctctctctcttctcagcgtatcttcttcttattcttctacACCTTCCTCACCTAAATCTCCGGCGAGCTTCTCTCTCCTCAAATCAAAACTCTGTTTCACCAAA AGTAGTAGCATAAGCAGCAAATGTGGAATTTGTTTACAGACAGCGAAAGCAGGAAGAGGAACTGCGATATTCACGGCGGAGTGTTCTCACACGTTTCATTTCCCCTGCGTAGCTTCACGCACCGGTGATCGGAATCTACTCTCCGACTGCCCTGTTTGTGGTGCCTCCTGGAGAGATACCTCACTTCtccctcctctgtttctctcttctcctctcaacGAGCTTGACACTAATACTCAGAAATCCCCGAAATCAGGATCCGAATCCGACTCCAGGATCCGAGAATCAAAACCCACCAACAAGTCCTTACGAGTCTACAACGACGACGAGCCTTTGGTTTCGTCTCCAATCTCTCGTACCGGTGGTTTCAACACCATACCGGAATCAGACGAaaacgaagacgacgacgaagaagataACGGAGAATTCAAAGGGTTTTACGTTAACACGCCGTCACCGTTAACGCCGAAGACGGATTCCGTTAATGGACACGTGGACGTTAAGCTGTCTTCAGAAGCTGCAATTGTGGCGGCTGGGAGAGGTTACGAGACTTACTCTGTTCTGATGAAAATCAAATCTCCGACGTTACCGACGGTGGCGCGTAGATCTCCGGTGGATTTAGTAACGGTGTTAGACGTCAGCGGAGGGAGGATTGAGACGGTGAAGCGAGCGATGAGGCTGGTGATCTCGTCTCTACGGGAAACGGATCGTTTGTCGATGGTCTCGTTCTCGTCTAGCTCGAAACGACTGTCTCCGTTACGGAGGATGACGGCGAACGGAAGGAGATTAGCTAGAAGAATCGTCGACGAAATCTCCGGCGACGGCGACGGGATGAGCGTTAACGATGCGGTTAAGAAAGCGGCTAAAGTGATCGAAGATCGCCGGCAGAAAAATCTCTTCACCACCATCTTCGTGTTAACGGACCGTAAAGCCCACCATCAGGCCCAATTAGCCCAGCAAGATTTTGTGACGTGCACGCGCTTCTCTCACTTGGAAATCCCGACGCACACTGTGTGGCTCGGCGCGTGTAACCATGATGACGTGTTTGCTAAACGGATTAAGAGTCTGTTGAGTTTGTCTGTTCAGGATCTTACTTTAAACCTCGGATTAGTTTCCGGGTCGGGTCAAGGAGAGGTGACTTCAGTTTATTCACTAACGGGTCGACCTGTTTGGCTTGGATCCGGGTTGATTCGGTTGGGTGACATGTACTgcgatgaagaaagagaagtgtTGGTGGAACTTAAATCTCCTCCGTCTAATAGATCACAGAGAATCATGACCGTCCGATCTCGCCACGTGGATCCTACGACTCAGGAGATCAGAAACTGTGAAGATCGAGCGCTTACGATACCGCGTCCCATCGCCGTGAGATCATCGTCTAACTCGAACATCCCAAGGTTGAGGAACCTTCACGTCAGCACACGAGCCATAGCCGAGTCTCGGCGGCTGATCGAAGTCAACGATCACTCCGGGGCTGAGCGGATGCTGACGTCAGCCAGAACCTTGTTGGTGCAATACGGTTTGAGCTCGAGTGAGGCGAGCGTACGTGGTTTGGAAGCTGAGCTGGCAGAATTGAACCGGTTGAGAGGTAGACACGTGGCGGTGAAGAGTCCAGAGCCGGTGGTTCAGAAGAGTGAGCCGCTTACACCGACGTCAGCGTGGAGAGCAGCTGAGAGATTGGCTAAAGTGGCGATCATGAGGAAGCATATGAATAGAGTCAGTGACCTCCATGGATTCGAAAATGCtagattttag
- the LOC109126795 gene encoding uncharacterized protein LOC109126795: XTAIFTAECSHTFHFPCVASRTGDRNLLSDCPVCGASWRDTSLLPPLFLSSPLNELDTNTQKSPKSGSESDSRIRESKPTNKSLRVYNDDEPLVSSPISRTGGFNTIPESDENEDDDEEDNGEFKGFYVNTPSPLTPKTDSVNGHVDVKLSSEAAIVAAGRGYETYSVLMKIKSPTLPTVARRSPVDLVTVLDVSGGRIETVKRAMRLVISSLRETDRLSMVSFSSSSKRLSPLRRMTANGRRLARRIVDEISGDGDGMSVNDAVKKAAKVIEDRRQKNLFTTIFVLTDRKAHHQAQLAQQDFVTCTRFSHLEIPTHTVWLGACNHDDVFAKRIKSLLSLSVQDLTLNLGLVSGSGQGEVTSVYSLTGRPVWLGSGLIRLGDMYCDEEREVLVELKSPPSNRSQRIMTVRSRHVDPTTQEIRNCEDRALTIPRPIAVRSSSNSNIPRLRNLHVSTRAIAESRRLIEVNDHSGAERMLTSARTLLVQYGLSSSEASVRGLEAELAELNRLRGRHVAVKSPEPVVQKSEPLTPTSAWRAAERLAKVAIMRKHMNRVSDLHGFENARF, translated from the coding sequence TNAACTGCGATATTCACGGCGGAGTGTTCTCACACGTTTCATTTCCCCTGCGTAGCTTCACGCACCGGTGATCGGAATCTACTCTCCGACTGCCCTGTTTGTGGTGCCTCCTGGAGAGATACCTCACTTCtccctcctctgtttctctcttctcctctcaacGAGCTTGACACTAATACTCAGAAATCCCCGAAATCAGGATCCGAATCCGACTCCAGGATCCGAGAATCAAAACCCACCAACAAGTCCTTACGAGTCTACAACGACGACGAGCCTTTGGTTTCGTCTCCAATCTCTCGTACCGGTGGTTTCAACACCATACCGGAATCAGACGAaaacgaagacgacgacgaagaagataACGGAGAATTCAAAGGGTTTTACGTTAACACGCCGTCACCGTTAACGCCGAAGACGGATTCCGTTAATGGACACGTGGACGTTAAGCTGTCTTCAGAAGCTGCAATTGTGGCGGCTGGGAGAGGTTACGAGACTTACTCTGTTCTGATGAAAATCAAATCTCCGACGTTACCGACGGTGGCGCGTAGATCTCCGGTGGATTTAGTAACGGTGTTAGACGTCAGCGGAGGGAGGATTGAGACGGTGAAGCGAGCGATGAGGCTGGTGATCTCGTCTCTACGGGAAACGGATCGTTTGTCGATGGTCTCGTTCTCGTCTAGCTCGAAACGACTGTCTCCGTTACGGAGGATGACGGCGAACGGAAGGAGATTAGCTAGAAGAATCGTCGACGAAATCTCCGGCGACGGCGACGGGATGAGCGTTAACGATGCGGTTAAGAAAGCGGCTAAAGTGATCGAAGATCGCCGGCAGAAAAATCTCTTCACCACCATCTTCGTGTTAACGGACCGTAAAGCCCACCATCAGGCCCAATTAGCCCAGCAAGATTTTGTGACGTGCACGCGCTTCTCTCACTTGGAAATCCCGACGCACACTGTGTGGCTCGGCGCGTGTAACCATGATGACGTGTTTGCTAAACGGATTAAGAGTCTGTTGAGTTTGTCTGTTCAGGATCTTACTTTAAACCTCGGATTAGTTTCCGGGTCGGGTCAAGGAGAGGTGACTTCAGTTTATTCACTAACGGGTCGACCTGTTTGGCTTGGATCCGGGTTGATTCGGTTGGGTGACATGTACTgcgatgaagaaagagaagtgtTGGTGGAACTTAAATCTCCTCCGTCTAATAGATCACAGAGAATCATGACCGTCCGATCTCGCCACGTGGATCCTACGACTCAGGAGATCAGAAACTGTGAAGATCGAGCGCTTACGATACCGCGTCCCATCGCCGTGAGATCATCGTCTAACTCGAACATCCCAAGGTTGAGGAACCTTCACGTCAGCACACGAGCCATAGCCGAGTCTCGGCGGCTGATCGAAGTCAACGATCACTCCGGGGCTGAGCGGATGCTGACGTCAGCCAGAACCTTGTTGGTGCAATACGGTTTGAGCTCGAGTGAGGCGAGCGTACGTGGTTTGGAAGCTGAGCTGGCAGAATTGAACCGGTTGAGAGGTAGACACGTGGCGGTGAAGAGTCCAGAGCCGGTGGTTCAGAAGAGTGAGCCGCTTACACCGACGTCAGCGTGGAGAGCAGCTGAGAGATTGGCTAAAGTGGCGATCATGAGGAAGCATATGAATAGAGTCAGTGACCTCCATGGATTCGAAAATGCtagattttag
- the LOC104716332 gene encoding protein RMD5 homolog A-like yields MELKSIKDAFDRVATKQKLSYSKTNEIVHLLTQEIDKALSVIKETPSDDTMLDHRSIISDVKKAFVEISPITQLEAAEKELHVALTKYPKVLEKQLNPDISKAYRNNAEFDTHIVNQIIANFFYRQGMFDIGDCFVAETGESECSTRQSFVEMYQILEAMKRRDLEPALNWAVLNSDKLKQARSDLEMKLHSLHFLEIAQGKNSKEAINYARKHIATFADSCLPEIQKLMCSLLWNRKLDKSPYSEFLSPALWNNAVKELTRQYCNLLGESSESALSITVTAGTQTLPVLLKYMNVMANKKLDWQNMEQLPVDAQLSEEFQFHSVFVCPVSKEQSSDENPPMMMSCGHVLCKQTINKMSKNGSKSSFKCPYCPTDVDISRCRQLHF; encoded by the coding sequence ATGGAGCTAAAGAGCATTAAGGATGCGTTTGATCGTGTTGCCACCAAGCAGAAACTCTCTTATAGCAAAACCAATGAGATTGTTCACTTGCTCACTCAAGAAATCGACAAGGCCTTGAGTGTAATAAAGGAGACACCGTCTGATGATACTATGCTTGATCATAGATCTATTATCTCTGATGTGAAGAAAGCGTTTGTGGAGATTTCTCCAATCACTCAACTTGAAGCTGCTGAGAAAGAACTACACGTGGCTCTCACCAAGTACCCCAAGGTTCTCGAGAAGCAACTGAATCCAGACATATCAAAGGCTTACAGAAACAATGCAGAGTTCGATACCCACATCGTGAACCAGATTATCGCCAACTTTTTCTACCGACAAGGGATGTTTGACATCGGCGACTGTTTCGTTGCTGAAACTGGCGAATCTGAGTGTTCCACAAGACAATCTTTTGTGGAAATGTATCAGATATTAGAAGCTATGAAGAGACGAGATCTTGAACCAGCTCTTAACTGGGCGGTTTTAAACTCGGACAAGCTAAAGCAGGCAAGGTCTGATCTCGAGATGAAGCTTCATAGTCTACACTTTTTGGAGATAGCACAAGGCAAAAACTCCAAAGAAGCTATCAACTACGCGAGAAAACATATCGCCACATTTGCTGATAGCTGCCTACCTGAGATCCAGAAGCTCATGTGTTCTCTTTTATGGAACAGGAAACTCGACAAATCACCCTACTCTGAGTTTCTCTCCCCAGCTCTATGGAACAACGCAGTCAAAGAGCTGACACGGCAGTACTGCAACCTACTAGGTGAATCATCTGAAAGCGCGTTGAGTATAACCGTAACAGCGGGTACACAAACGTTACCAGTGCTATTGAAATACATGAACGTGATGGCGAACAAGAAGCTTGATTGGCAGAACATGGAACAACTTCCTGTAGATGCACAACTATCAGAGGAGTTTCAGTTCCATTCGGTGTTTGTCTGTCCAGTATCTAAGGAACAGTCAAGTGATGAGAATCCTCCAATGATGATGTCTTGTGGACATGTGCTCTGCAAGCAGACGATCAACAAAATGTCAAAGAATGGCTCTAAGTCTTCTTTCAAGTGTCCTTATTGCCCGACTGATGTCGATATCTCAAGGTGTAGGCAGTTGCACTTTTAA
- the LOC104716334 gene encoding phosphoenolpyruvate carboxykinase [ATP], which yields MSGGNGNATNGDGGFSFPKGPVMPKITTGAAKRGNGGVCHDDSGPTVNVSTIDELHSLQKKRSAPTTPINQGGAAAFAAVSEEERQKIQLQSISASLASLTRESGPKVVRGDPAEKKADGSTTPAYAHGQHHSIFSPATGAVSDSSLKFTHVLYNLSPAELYEQAIKYEKGSFITSNGALATLSGAKTGRAPRDKRVVRDATTEDELWWGKGSPNIEMDEHTFMVNRERAVDYLNSLDKVFVNDQYLNWDPENRIKVRIVSARAYHSLFMHNMCIRPTQEELESFGTPDFTIYNAGQFPCNRYTHYMTSSTSVDLNLARREMVILGTQYAGEMKKGLFSVMHYLMPKRRILSLHSGCNMGKDGDVALFFGLSGTGKTTLSTDHNRYLIGDDEHCWTETGVSNIEGGCYAKCVDLSREKEPDIWNAIKFGTVLENVVFDEHTREVDYTDKSVTENTRAAYPIEFIPNAKIPCVGPHPKNVILLACDAFGVLPPVSKLNLAQTMYHFISGYTALVAGTEDGIKEPTATFSACFGAAFIMLHPTKYAAMLAEKMKSQGATAWLVNTGWSGGSYGVGNRIKLAYTRKIIDAIHSGSLLKANYKKTEIFGFEIPTEIEGIPSDILDPINAWSDKKAHKETLVKLGGLFKKNFEVFANHKMGVDGKLTEEILAAGPIF from the exons ATGTCGGGCGGTAACGGAAATGCTACAAACGGTGACGGAGGGTTTAGTTTCCCGAAAGGACCGGTGATGCCGAAGATAACGACCGGAGCAGCAAAGAGAGGTAACGGAGGAGTATGCCATGACGATAGTGGTCCGACGGTGAATGTATCGACCATCGATGAGCTTCATTCGTTACAGAAGAAACGTTCTGCTCCAACCACACCGATCAACCAAGGAGGCGCCGCCGCTTTCGCCGCTGTCTCTGAGGAGGAGCGCCAGAAGATTCAGCTTCAATCTATCAG tgcaTCGTTAGCGTCGTTAACGAGAGAGTCAGGACCAAAGGTGGTGAGAGGAGATCCAGCGGAGAAGAAGGCCGACGGTTCAACTACTCCGGCGTACGCTCACGGCCAGCATCATTCTATTTTCTCTCCGGCTACTGGTGCCGTTAGTGATAGCTCCTTGAAGTTTACTCACGTCCTCTACAACCTTTCCCCTgcag aGCTTTACGAGCAAGCTATCAAGTATGAGAAAGGTTCGTTTATCACTTCTAATGGAGCTTTGGCGACGCTTTCTGGTGCTAAGACTGGTCGTGCTCCGAGGGATAAGCGTGTTGTTAGAGATGCTACTACTGAGGATGAGCTTTGGTGGGGAAA ggGTTCGCCGAACATTGAGATGGATGAGCATACGTTCATGGTGAACAGAGAAAGAGCTGTTGATTACTTGAACTCCTTGGATAAG GTCTTTGTTAATGATCAGTACTTGAATTGGGATCCGGAGAATAGAATCAAAGTTAGGATTGTCTCAGCTAGAGCTTACCATTCCCTGTTTATGCACAACAT GTGTATTCGACCAACTCAGGAGGAGCTTGAGAGCTTTGGTACTCCGGACTTTACTATATACAATGCTGGACAGTTTCCGTGTAACCGTTACACTCATTACATGACTTCGTCTACTAGCGTGGACCTTAACCTGGCTAGGAGGGAAATGGTTATACTTGGCACTCAGTATGCTGGGGAAATGAAGAAGGGTCTTTTCAGTGTCATGCATTACCTTATGCCTAAGCGTCGGATTCTCTCCCTTCATTCTGGATGCAATATGGGAAAAGATGGAGATGTTGCTCTCTTCTTTGGACTTTCAG GTACCGGAAAGACGACGTTGTCTACGGATCACAACAGGTATCTGATTGGAGATGATGAGCATTGCTGGACTGAGACTGGTGTTTCGAACATTGAGGGTGGATGCTATGCTAAATGTGTTGATCTTTCGAGGGAGAAGGAGCCTGATATCTGGAACGCCATCAAGTTTGGAACAG TTTTGGAAaatgttgtgtttgatgagCACACGAGAGAAGTGGATTACACTGATAAATCTGTTACAG AGAACACACGTGCTGCATACCCGATTGAGTTCATTCCGAATGCGAAAATACCTTGTGTTGGTCCACACCCGAAAAATGTGATACTTCTGGCTTGCGATGCCTTTGGTGTTCTCCCACCAGTGAGCAAGCTGAATCTGGCACAAACCATGTACCACTTTATCAGTGGTTACACTGCTCTG gttgCTGGCACAGAGGACGGCATTAAGGAGCCAACAGCAACATTCTCAGCTTGTTTTGGTGCAGCTTTCATAATGTTGCATCCAACAAAGTATGCAGCTATGTTAGCTGAGAAGATGAAGTCACAAGGTGCTACTGCTTGGCTCGTGAACACTGGTTGGTCTGGTGGCAG cTATGGTGTTGGAAACAGAATCAAGCTGGCATACACTAGGAAGATCATTGATGCAATCCATTCGGGAAGCCTCTTGAAGGCAAACTACAAGAAAACCGAAATCTTTGGATTTGAAATCCCAACTGAGATCGAAGGGATACCATCAGACATCTTGGACCCCATCAACGCC TGGTCGGATAAGAAGGCACACAAGGAAACTTTGGTGAAACTGGGAGGTTTGTTCAAGAAGAACTTCGAGGTTTTTGCTAACCATAAGATGGGTGTGGATGGTAAGCTCACTGAGGAGATTCTCGCCGCTGGTCCTATCTTCTAG